The Cuculus canorus isolate bCucCan1 chromosome 3, bCucCan1.pri, whole genome shotgun sequence DNA window aaaagcagcagaaggaagagcaagaaaaaactGTAGAACACGCTTCTGAAAAGGAAGCAGACAAAACCAGCCCTACAGGACGACGTCCTAGTCGAAGTGCCTTGTCCAGTCGTAATGATCAAAAATCAGGCAAAAATCCTCAAAAGACAGATGCACCAAAGGAGAACAAACATCCATTTGCTCTGTATGGGTGGGGAGAAAGACAGACGGATACTGGAAGCCAGAAAACTCACAATGTCTGTGCATCTGCTTCAGCAAATGAAGTAAGTAAAAGCTTGTTTCATTAAAAGGTTGTGACTGTCTAGTTTCTGGATAAGACGTATGTTTAATATTCAGGCAAAAGTTCTCAGGGGTGCTTTTATTTAAGTGCATGGATATTCTAGCAATCAATTCTAAAAGATTTTAGCAGTAAACTTGAAAAGGTTCGACGTGTCCAAATCAAATAGCTCTTAGGTGTTAATTGGTTTTGAAATTTCCCATGTTTGACTAATACTTGCAAGTTCAGATTGAAACTCAGCTATGTTGTTTCTGGCTGTTGCAGTGCTGCCAGCAAACCTGGctgtaataaatatatttctgcattCTAAACTTcatgaaaacaagagaaaaacagcaggCAGGTATATAAACGCTAGGAGAGCAGTGACTTTTCCTGGGGTGCTCCCTAGGAATTAGAGCCTCACTGAGAAGGTACAACAGCATTGCTCATAAGTGTCTATCtagcagcctgtttcagtggGCAGCCAGCAGGGAACTTTTCTGCTGACAGCAGAATGGTCTATTGGGTAGCTGATGGATTGAGGGTTGATGTAGATATTagcaaaataacacaaataaaatccaTATGGTCATGAACAGCACCAGGATTCTGCTGTAGTAGGGTTTGTTTCCTGGCTTAGCAAGAAACACTCAAGTTGGAGTGTTACAACAGATGCTTTAAACTGGTAAAACATCATCATTAATGTATCCCTGCCAGTGTCTTGTCTTTATTGTTGTACTAACGTAGAGTCTGAATCTATGACTCAAGATATCTGAGGATTAAGGTGGGTGGTGTTCTTGTTGTATAGTATAAAGGTGACTTCTCATGGGTTGCTTCAGGTGTTTAAagtcttttccttcctgaacaGCTCAACCCTTCAAGGGAAATGAGGAACTTGGGCACAGCAAGTTCTTTAGCCAGGAGTCTCCAGGCCTTCGTCTCACTACTATGATTTAAGGGATGCTCGAGCATATTGAGGGGACATTTTAAGAGTTTAAAATGGTAGGAGAGtcaaggcttttaaaatatgtcagAGTAAGATTAAGAAAAATCTGAGGTTGTTGGAATTATTTAATAGCGTGAAGTAAGAAAGATAATGCAGAGAATAGAATGAGactttttttatgaaaaaattctgtgcttttctgtactGCTGTTAGCGGTACAAATTACAGAAGACAACATAATGTTTGTAGCAAATCCTGTTTCTCTGGGATGGGGATTGGGATTGGGACAGATCCTCGGCTCTCCTGGGGAGGTTCCTAGgctgttttcctgctgtaatGCTAACTCTGATCTCTTAAGATTCACGAATCTGCTCTACGAGCAAAGAACAGGAGGCaagtggagaaaaggaagctttcTCAGAGGCGAGTGCGgtcagcagaagcagagaaaggttGGCGAATAAAGCCCGCCCCACCAGATAACCCTTGGATGACAGAGTATATGAGATGCTACTCAGCAAGAGCTCGGTGAATTTGGATTCCCTTGGGCATCTTCAAAAGAAGTTACACATA harbors:
- the CCSAP gene encoding centriole, cilia and spindle-associated protein, yielding MVVPARRVKTEYMKRFKEPKWESCGACYLELLRYRLSRRLLEQAHRPWLWDGWEEGSGAGSTGSTTGTPSPPAAASPAAQEEEAPSEAGRASPEKEKEDQEKQQKEEQEKTVEHASEKEADKTSPTGRRPSRSALSSRNDQKSGKNPQKTDAPKENKHPFALYGWGERQTDTGSQKTHNVCASASANEIHESALRAKNRRQVEKRKLSQRRVRSAEAEKGWRIKPAPPDNPWMTEYMRCYSARAR